Genomic DNA from Halobaculum sp. MBLA0147:
CTAACGAGAGGAAGACGACGGTCGCCGGGGGCTCGGTCGCATCGCGGTACTCCCAGTCGCCCGTCACGAGGTGGCCGTCGGCGACGTGGCCGCCGTAGCCGTCGACCTGCGCAGGGACCGTCCCACGACCGCGAACTCGTCCCGTCTCGGCGTCCACGACGACGACGCGGTCGCCACCCCACACCAGGAGTGTCTCGGCGGTCGGGGCCGTCACCCTCGCGTCGGTCGTTCCGTCCGGGAGCCGCGTCGCCCACAGCAGGCGGCCGGTTCGTGGGTCTCGGGCACGGAGTTCCGTCTCTCCGTCCTCTCCGAACCCCGTCTCCGTCCCAGTCGGCGTGGCGGAACTGGTCGTCTCGGGCTCTGTCGCCGTCGAATCCGTCTTCGGCGTCGCCGATCTCGTCTCGGTCGCGGCGGCCGACAGCGGCGCTCGCGGGGCACTCGCGTCCGCGAGCGTGACGACGGTCGCGGTCGCCTCGGCTCGCCAGACGACCTCCCGTGGTTCTCGGAGTCGCCACGACTCTTCACCGCTCCGGGCGTCGACACCGACGACGACCGGTTCCTCGGGCGTCTCGTCGCGCGAGGGGACGAGGACTACAGTTCCCTCGACGACCGTCTCGACGTGTGTCGACCGCTCTCTCCGCCACAACTCCGTCCCGTTCTCGGGGTCGAACACCCGTACGGTGTCGGTCTCGTCACCGAACCCGCTGTCCGCGACGAGGACACCCCCGCGGGGGCTCACGAACCGATCGTCGGGCAGGTCGAACGCCCAGACACGCTCGCCGGTGCGGGCGTCGACCGCGCGGTGGCGGTACCGGCCGTCGGTCGCGCTCGCGAGGACGAAGTGGCCCGCACCGTCGGTGTAGAGGCGGTCCAGATCCGGTGCGGCCACCGACCACGCGACGCCGTCCTGTGGCGTCGGCGAGCCGTCGAGTGCGGGGTTGACCGTCGGTGTCCCACCGCCGTCCGGAGCGGCGCCGCCGAGTAGTCCTGTACAGCCAGCGAGCGACGCGAGACCGGCGAGACCGCCGGCTCGCAGGAGGGCACGTCGTCGCACGCCGGTTCCCGGCGTGGCCACCGAATTAGCTGTTGTGGTCCGAGACGGAGCGCGAGGGGGCGAGCACGCTACCGCGGCACGCGCCGGTCACTCCCCGCCCGTCAGCCACAGTTTCGCGCTCACGACCGTCGCACCGGCGACGACGACGAGCAGCTGCCAGCCGGACCGCACCAGCGGGAACACCCGCTCGACGTCTTTCGGCTCCGAGCCGGCCGTCGGGTCGACACCCGTGCTGTAGTGAGTGTTGTCCGTCGTCTTCGGCTGGCTCCCGCCGCCTCCGCCACTGCTACCGCCGTCGCTCGGCGGCTCGGGCGAGAGGTCGACGAACGTCTGGACGAAGCCACGCTGGTTCGAGAGGATCGCGCGGCCGTTCGCGGTGTAGAACTGGTCGTGGACGGGCCACAGGAGGTTCGCGCCGTTGACCACGTAGTCGAGTCCGACCCCGGCGACGACGAATCCCACGATCGCGACGGCGGCCGTCCACCCGCCACCGGCACCGAGGACGCGCCGGACGGTCGACCGCGGGCGCACCCGCAGGTCCACGGCGAGCAGCGCGGCCGCGAGTCCCGGCAGGAGGAGGTTGTGTCCGAGCGAGCGGTGCGCGCCGCGGATCACGGAGCCGAAGAACACGTCGAGGTCGGGGACGACGGCGACGGCGAGGATCAGGAGGACGGCACGACGGTCGAAGTAGTCGTCCGGCAACAGCGCGGCCGCGAGCAGTCCGGCGAGTGCGACGTGGACCAGTGTCGAGGGCATCCGTGTCGGCGGTGGACGCCGACCGAGAAGTGGGTTGTGCCGGGTCGTGGGAGTGTACGAGGTGTCGAGACGTGGCGGACGAGCGGACGGACCCCCGTCTCGTCCCCGAGCTCAGCTGTACCGCTCCTCTTCCCACGGGTTCGCGGTGTTCGAGTAGCCGCGCTTCTCCCAGTACCCACGCTCCGGCTCGGTGAGGAACTCGACGCCTGTCACCCACTTGGCGCCCTTGTAGGCGTACTTGTGCGGGGTGACGACGCGCAGCGGCCCGCCGTGGTCCTCCGGGAGCGGCTCGCCGTCGTACTCCCAGACGAACAGTACCTCCTCGCGGTCACACTCCGCGAGCGGGAGGTTCGTCGTGTACCCGTCCAGCGCGTGGAACATGACGTGGACCGCGTCGCCGCGGACCCCCGCCCGCTCGGCCAACTCCGGGAACGTGACCCCGGTGAACGTGCAGTCGAACCGCGACCAGCCAGTGACACAGTGGAAGTCCTGCCGCTGGGTGACCGACGGGAGCTCGCGGAACTCGTCGTAGTCGAAGGTCAGTTCCTCCTCGACGGCACCCCACACGTCGAACTGCCAGTCTTCGCGGGTCCAGTCCGGCGTCCCGGACTTCGAGAGCACCGGGAACCGGTCCGTCTGGCGCTGTCCCGGCGGGAGTCGCTCGTCGCCGTACTCCCGGTAGAGGTCCGTCACGTCCGCGTCCGGCGTCGGCACGTCGCCGTCCCCCGACTCCGCCTCGCCGTCCGAGTCCGTACTCATACCTCTGCGTACGTCGGCTCCCACCAAAGCGTGTCGGAGCCGGACGCAGTAGTGGTCAGATATGCTCGAACCTCGAATGAGTTTATCACTCAGGAAGCCCCGATCCGTCGCCGGGCGGCTCCGCCGCCCGGCTGATAGCGAGACCTCCGGTCTCGCCCATCTCGCGGTCGCTCGGCCTCACGGCTTCGCCGTTCGGCATCGAGGCCTCACTCCGTTCGGCCTCGCACCCGACATATCGCGCCTCTCGCCACCGCCCGGCGCGATAGGGGCCGCCGAGACGATTAAAGTAGACGCGAGCGCCTCTACGGGAGAGCGAAGCTCTCCCGAGGAAACGGCGGCTCCGCCGCCGTGACCGCCCCTTCCAGCCCCACCCGAACCCGCCCCGCACCGCACCTCACCCTCCCCGGCCTCGTCGCTTGTGCCCGGCTCCGCCGGTTCGAGGCGCGGCGCAGCCGCGCCTCGCATGCTTCGCTCGCTCCTCCCTCGCGCGTTTCTCGCGCGCCACCCGCAACAGTCTGCTTATCTGAACACCACCTGTGGGGGTACCCTGAACTATTCCACGACCAACTCCCGCTTCTCGCGGACGCGCCGCGACTCCTCGGTAGACTCGCCGAGCAGCCCGCGTGCGGCGCGTTTCCCCCACTCGACGGCGGGCTGGGTGAACGTCTCGAGGTCGGCCAACTCCCCGTAGAGGATCGTCGCCGCCTCGAAGCCGTACACCAACTCACCCACCGACTCGGCGTCGAGACGGTCGAGTTCGACCCGGACGTTCTCCCGCCCCGCGGCGGCGAGACTCGCCTCCGTGGCGCGCAACTCCGCGTCCCGTAACTCCCCCAGCGTTGCGCCGTCGAGGTACGAGAGCCCCTCCAACTCCGCCGCCGGGAGCGGCGTGTCCGGCCCCTCGCACACGTCGACGAGCGTCACCAGCTTGTCGGCGGGACCGGCGCGGTACAGTTGGAGCTGTGAGTGTTGGTCGGTGACGCCCAGCGCCCGCGCCGGAGTCTGTCCGCGCCCGTCCTTCCCGAGCGACTCCGCCCAGAGTTGGGCCGTCCACTCGGCGAACCGTTCCAGCGACTCCGTGTACGGCATGATCGCGTTCACACTCGCGCCGCGCTCGGCCAGGGCGTACGCCGTCGCGCCGTAGGCGTAGCCGGGACACTCGAACAACGAGTCGGTCAACGAGTCGGCACCGGCCGCCCCGCCGGCCACGAGGCCGTCCACGTCGACCCCCAACAGCGCCGGGACGAGCAGTCCCACCGTCGACAGCGCCGAGAACCGCCCCGGGACCCCGTCCGGAACTGGGAGCGACGGCAGGTCGTGCGCCGCCGCCAACGACCGGAGGTTCCCCGATTCACCCGTCGTGACGACGGTGTGGTCGGTCCAGTCGACGCCGGCGTCCGTCATCGCCGCGCGGACGACGAGGAAGTTCGCCAGCGTCTCTGCGGTGGTCCCCGACCGCGAGACGACGTTCACGACCGTTCTGTCGAGGTCGACCGCGTCGAGTCGCCGTCGCACCCACGCCGGGTCGACGTTGTCTAGCGTCACGACCGTCGTGTCGGCGTCGGCAGCGAGCGCCTCGGCGAGCGTCGCCGCGCCGAGTGCGCTCCCACCGATCCCGACGGTGACGACCGCGTCGAGAGCGCCGGGGTCGTCCTCGCCCAGCGCCCGCTCGCGTGCCGCCCGTGCCGTCTCGCCGATCGCGGCCGTGTCGACGGTCTCCGGGAGCGCCAGCGCGGCGTACCCGTGGTCGCGCCGCTCGCGACCGCGCGCGATCCGCTCGTGAGCCGTCGCGACTCGCTCGTCCAGCGTCTCCAACTCCGCTCGCGTCAGTCCGAGCGCCCCGCCGAGGGCGTTCCCGATGTCGACGTGCACGTGTGGGTGGGCGGCGGCCGACACGAAAACCGTTGCCCACGCGTCGCGGCGGGCAACGCGGTGCTTTTCCGCTCGTGGACGCTATCGAACGTCGATGGCACACGACGGCGAGTCGCTCCGGACGGACGGTGGACGGGCGTACGGTGGGGTCCTCGGCGCGTTCCCGTACGCGGCCAGAGAGACGGACTCGTGGCTGTTCCGGTCGTACGTCGTCGTCGCCGGACTCGCAGCCGGCTTCTTCACGCTGATCTTCACGCTGGCGTTGATCCGACTGTTGGGTGCGACGGCCGGCGCGCGGTTCTCGATCGCCCGGGCGTTCGTCATCCTCGTCGGTCTCGGTGCGGTCGCGCCGCTCGTGACACCGGTGTTGCTCGTCGCTCGAACCCACCGGCGACGTATCACGCGACGCCGGGGGTACGAGTTCGGGCTCGCGCTCGCCGGCTACCTGTTCTTGTTCTCCCTGTACGGGCTCGTCCTCGCCGCGATGCCCGCCTCCTTCGAACTCGACGGCGAGACGGTGACGCGGCCGCCGACGGAGTCGGCCGGGCTTCTAGAGCCCGTCGTGGGAGCGCTGTACGCGCTACCGGCGGAGTTCTCGCTGGCCGTTCCGACGGCCGCCGCTGCCGTGATCGTCGGCGTCCACTACCTCCGGCGGTGACTGGTCGCGCGGTCGACGCCGCACCGGGACGACGAGACGGTACTCGCGACGGAACGACGAGACGGTACTCCCGACGGACCGACGAGTACGCTCGACAGCACGCCACAGCGCGGCCACGACGAAACGCCGAAACCGGCCGACCGTCTACGGCGGCGTATGACAGACGAGACTCCCGACGGGGAGACAGACGACGCCGAGTCCCTGGCGGCGGGGTTGGTAGAGGAACTGGACGGCGACGCCGCCGCGAGTGACGGGACCGACGGCGGCCAGAACGCGGAGGACGACGCGAACGAGCCGCCGGCAGACACCGACGGCGACGCGCTCGCCGGGACGTTCGTGGTCACACACGCCGACGACGACTCGGCGGTGTTGCGCGACGCCGACACCGGACAGGTCCACACGCTCTCGGCCAACGAGGGACTGACCGCGGACGAGGTGATCGAGGCGACCGTCGCGCCGGAGCCGCCGATGGGTGTCACCTACGAACTCCGGGACCTCCACGCGTCGCGGTCCGTACGAATCGAGGCCGTCCGGGAACCGCCGACGACACAGAGTCGCGAAATCGCCGCGGATCAGCCCGTCGGCGAGGTCACGCGACAAGAGCGCGCGGGCGACGGTGAACTCCACGTCCTGTCGGTTCCCGAGTCGGAGACGGAGTCGGCCGTCGATGACGTACTCGACGACCGCGAGACGCGACTCGTCCAGGCCGCTCGGGCCGGTGCGTCGCTCGTCGAGGTGCGCTCGGAACCGGGTGTCGTCGCCGTCCGCTACCTACCGTAGCGCGTCGTCGCCGTCCGCCACCTGCCGTAGCGGTCCGTCGCCGAGCGAGACCGCGTGTGGAGCGGCCCCGTCTCGGGGCCAGTCACTCCTCGGGTGCGGCGGCGCTCTGGACGAGCCACCCGCCGGCGACCCGTCCTTCGCGTTCGACGAGGTCGACGACGGTGTCGTCGGAGACGACCCCGCCACCCTCAACGACCTCCACGCGGAGGGTGAGGTCGAGACTGTCGCCACAACAGCCCACGTCGACGAACTCCTCGCGTTCGTCCCCGACGGCCGGCTCGTCGAACACGCGCCGGAGGTAGCCACGGAACCGGTCGGTGTCGATCTGTCGCCGCCCCCAGTCGGACAACTCGTCCGGGAACGAGACGACGAGTCTACTCGCAGTGCTCACACCGGACGTGTGTGACGCTGTCACTTGCCTCTGTCGGGACGGACGGAGACCAGTTTCCGTCGCCCTCGCGGACGGGAGAGTTAACTCATCGCGGGTCCAACCGAGGCGTAGATGACCGGGTCTGGCGCAGACGACGAGCGGGTGACTGCTGGGGGCGGGGGCGACGACACAGACGCGGGTGACGAGACCGGCGACTCCGACGGTGACGGCGTCGTCGGGAGTGACGGCGCCGTCGCGGCCGACGGGTCGGGTACCCCCGACGTGACGACGGCGAGCGACACCGACGACACGGAGGCGGCGATCATGCACGCCACCTACCGGGCGCTGTGTGCCAACGGATTCGCGGACACGACGATCTCGGCGATCGCCGACGAGTTCGCCAAGAGCAAGTCGCTGTTGTACTACCACTACGACGACAAGGAGGCGATCTTCGACGACTTCCTCGCGTTCCTGCTGGCGGAGTTGGAGGCCAACGTCGCCGCGGCCGAGACGGACGACCCGTACGACCGCCTCTGGGCCGTGATCGACCAACTGCTCCCGCCGGAGCTGGACGACGAGGGGCTCCGCTTCCGACGTGCGATCTCGGAGACACGCGCGAACGCCCCTCACTCCGCCGCCTATCACGACCAGTTCGCCCGCTCGGACGAGGTGATCCTCTCGCGGCTCGTCGAGGCACTCGAGGCCGGTGTCGAGAGCGGACGGTTCCGCGCCGTCGACTCCGAGGAGACGGCGGAGTTCCTCTACTCGACCGTCGTCGGTGGGCTCCACCGGGGTGTCACGCTCGACGACACGGAGCCGATCGAGCGGACGCGGACGGCACTCGAACGGTACCTCGACGACGCCGTGGTGGCCGACGACTGACCGCGAGAGACTGCGGCACGGCCGTTCGCGTCGTCTCTCCCGCGTCCCGTCACCCTCGACCCTTCTCGTCGTCTCTCTCACTCGTCACACCACTCCGCGGTCACCCGCGTCGCCCGCCCGGAGACAGAAGGCTTACACCGACCGAACGTTTAGTCAGTATCGCTGGGTCGTCCAGCACTGCCGACAGACGCACCCACCCATCCACTGTGCGTTCCCCGACCACCGCGTCGTCGGCGGCGTCGGGCCGTTCGCTGGCGGCGACGCCCGACACCGACGGGGTCGAGTCCCCGGCTCGGACCCGTCACCCCACCTCACCCCACCGGTCCGGGCCTGGTCCGGGCCGGTGGCACTTCTCTCCCCCGGTCGACGGTCACTCGTGGGAGTCGCTCGTCCGAGAGTCCCTCTGCCTGCGGCCGACACGACGGATTGGGAAGCCTTATTCCGACGGCGAGGGGAGCCGACCGCATGGCACGGTTCGAGGTACCGGAGGTCGACTACGACCGGTACTCCAACAGGCAGTTGGCCGCGATCCCGCTCGGGGTGTTGGCGGTGGCGTTGGTGATCGTCGCCGTCACGTGGGCGACCACCGGTGCGCCGGTGGCTCTCGGGACGGACTTCAGCGGTGGCACGGAGTTCCGCGTCGCGGTCGACGCCGGGAGCGAGAGTGCGGAGTCGGTGATCCGGACGGCCTTCCCCGCCGAACCCGCGTCGATCCGCGAGATCCCCTCGCAGGGGGTCTACGTGGTGACGTTCGGGCCGGAGGTGGACGCGACGGCCGCCGAGGACGCCATCGGGTGTGCGTCCGACGAGAGTGTCGAGTGTCTCTCCGACGCCCAGCGGGACGCCGCCCAGAAGGTCGAGTACCGCGCGAGCGCCGCCGTCTCCGCGGCGTTCGGCGAGGCCCTCCAGGGACAGGCGCTCGTCGGTGTCGTCGCCGCGTTCGCCGGGATGGGACTGCTCGTGTTCGGGTTGTTCCGGACGTTCGTCCCGTCCGTGGCGGTCGTCGTCTCGGCGTTCTCCGACATCGTGATCCCGGTGGCGTTGATGAACCTGTTCGGGATCGAGCTGTCGCTTGGGACCGTCGCGGCACTCCTGATGTTGATCGGGTACTCTGTCGACTCCGACATCCTGTTGAACAACCACATCCTCCGGCGTTCGGGTGACTTCTACGAGTCCACCTACCGCGCGATGCGGACCGGGGTGACGATGACACTGACCTCGCTGGCGGCGATGATCGTGTTGACGATCGTCGCGACGATCTTCGGCATCGGACTGCTCGCGAGCATCGGGACGATCCTCGTGTTCGGGCTGACGGCCGACCTGATGAACACCTACATGCTCAACCTGAGTCTGCTCCGCTGGTACAAGTTCGAGGGGGTGGCGCGGTGAGCCTCCTCGACCGCGTCCGCGACAACTGGCGCGTCGCGTTGTTGATCGTCCTCGTCGCCGTCTCGACGGCGTTCCTGTTCGCCCCCGGCTTCGGAGGCAGCGGGAGCGAGGGGAACCCCACCAACCTCCAGTACGGGTTGGAACTCGACGGCGGGACGGAGGTCCGTGCGCCGCTCGTGGGCGTGACCGCCGAGGGTGTCGCGTTCGACAACGAGTCGCGCAGCGACGTGGCGACGGCGGTCGCCGCCGAACTCGACGGCGCCGAGCCGCGGGACGTGATCGCCCGGTTCGGCGAGCAGCCCGGGCAGAGCACCGTCGAGGTGACGACCGAGGGTGTCTCCCCGGACCGACTCGGGACGGCGCTGGACGCGGCCGGCTACGAGTACGAGAGCGTCCGGCAGGGCGTGACCGACGACACCCGTTCACAGACCGTCGAGGTGTTGCGGTCGAAGATCAACGAGGGCGGGCTCTCCGGTGGGTCGGTGACGACCATCGACCTGCCGGGATCGCGCCCGTTCGTCTCCGTGCAGGTGCCGGGCGGCGACCGCAACGAGGTGCTCGACCTGGTGAACTCCCGGGGTGCCGTCCGGATCGTCGGCTACTACCCGACCCAGGAGAACGGGACGCGGACGTACGTCAACGAGACGATCTTCACCGACGAGGAGCTGCGTCGCGTCGGGAACGCCCGCGAGGCACGCGACAGCGACCAGTTCATCGTCGAAGTGCGAATCCAGCCGGACGCCGCCCAGCGCGTCCAGCAGACGTTCGTCGACACGGGTGTCGCACAACAGCGTGCGACGCGGTGTACTTACCCGCAGACGGAGGACCCGTGTCTGCTCGTGGTCCGCGACGGACGGGTCGTCAACTCCTTCGGGATGGCCGGGGACCTCGGCCGGAGCATGGTGAACGGCGAGTGGCAGAAGAACCCGGTGTTCGTCCTCCAGGTGAACACGCTCGGCGAGGCCCAGCAGGTGTCGGTCGACCTGCGTGCCGGGTCGCTGCCGGCGGCTCTCGACGTCGACGAGGGGACGACCCGGACGACGGCACCCGCGCAGGGTGAGAGCTTCAAGCGCGACTCGCTGATCGCCGGCTTGCTCGCGGTGTTCGCCGTCAGCGGTGTCGTGTTCGTCCGGTACGGCGAGGTGGAGGTCGCGCTGCCGATGATCGTCACGGCGCTGGCGGAGGTGTACGCGCTGTTGGGGATCGCGGCGTTGATCCAGTTCCCGGTGGACCTGTCGGTGATCGGTGGGTTCATCGCGGTGATCGGGACCGGGGTGGACGACCTCATCATCATCGCCAACGAGGTGATGGACGAGGGCGAGGTGAACTCCCGGCGCGTCTTCCAGTCGCGGTTCAAGAAGGCGTTCTGGGTGATCGGCGCGGCGGCGGCGACGACGGTGATCGCCATGTCGCCGCTGGCAGTGCTCTCGCTGGGTGACCTGCAGGGGTTCGCCATCTTCACCATCCTCGGCGTCTTCATCGGCGTCTTCGTCACCCGCCCGGCGTACGGTGACATCCTCCGTGCGCTGTTGACGGATCAGTAATCCGTCGTCGGTGGGTGTCGTTCCGGGGGTGTCGGGCTCTCGTCCGGACCCCTGGTCGGGACACCACTCTGCCCCCGTCTTCTCGCCTGCTCGCCTCCCGACTACCCTCGCCGTTCCCAGACACTCGGAACGCGAGCAGTAGGAAAGTGGCTCCCGCCGCTACGACCGTCTATGGCGACGGCACGCGAACGGGTGTTCCAGACGGACACGGACAGACTCTCCTTGCAGGTGTCGATCGGTGCCCTGCTCGCGCTCACGTTGGTCGTGGGTGGGCTCCGACTGACGGGGACGACGATCCCGCTGCGAGCGCAGGCGGCGGCGTACCTCGTCGGGATGGTCGCGTTGAACCTCCCGCACGGCGGGTACGAACACTTCGCCAACCTCCGGCGACGGACGGCGGAGTTCCGCTGGCGGTACGTCGGCGGCTACCTCGCGATGGTCGCGGCCGGGATCGGCCTGTTCCTCCTCGCGCCGGTCGTCGGGCTGGCGGTCGCGGTCGGCGTCGTCGTCGCGAAGGGCGGCGGCGGCGACCTCTACGTGTTGCGAGCGACGACCGGTGCCGGCCACCTCCGGACGCGGACCCAGCGACTCTTGGCCGCGGCGGCGCGTGGTGGCGCGGCGATGGCGGTCCCCATCGTCGCGTTCCCGGAGACGTTCCACGCGTTCAGTTCCATCATCGTCGCCGTCTTCGACCCGGGCGCACTCGGGCCGGCGGCCCAGTACTTCGACGTGACACGCCCGCTGATCGGCGTCGGGTACGCCGCCGTGGTACTCGCACACCTCGGACTCGGGGCGACACGCCGGGACGGCAGCGGCTCGTGGCTCGTCGACGCCGGGGAGACGCTCCTGCTCGTCTGTTACTTCGCGGTGGTGCCGGTCGTCCTCGCGGTCGGACTCTACTTCCCGCTGTGGTACTCCGCCAGACAGGTCGCCCGCGAGCTGGCCGTCCAGGGGGAGCCCGGTGAGGGACCGGACCTGTTGTCGGGTGACGGCGACGCCTCCGCCGGCAGTGTCGCGCTCCGGGCGTGGGGGGTGCTCATCGGCGGTGCGATGGCGACCGGCGTCGTCGTCGCCGCGGTGTGGATCGCCGCGCCGAACCCGCTCGGGCAGGCCGGGCCGCTGCTCGGTGGGGTCGCGTTCTGGAGCGTGGCGATCAGCATCGTCGCGCTCCCGCACGTCGTCGTCGGCGGCGTGTTGGACCGCCGCCGCGGGATCTGGCACGTCCCCTGACGAACGGGTCTGAACCTGCAGCCGTTCTTCTCCCTCGCCGTCCGGATTCGACTCTGCGTCGGTCGCCGCTCGAACGTCGCCCGACGGCCACGGGTCGCCGCTCGAACGTCGCCCGACGGCCACGGGTCGCCGCCCGAAAGCCGCCCGACCGCCACGGATCGCCGCTCAGAAGTCGTCCAACCCAGACTGTGCGGCGGCGGCGAGTGCGTCCCGTGCCGTCTGCCACGACGCCCGCGCACACTCCGGGAGCGACCCGGTCTCGGTGACGTACGCCGCCAGGAACTCGCGTGTCGTCTCGTCGGACGGGTAGCCGCTCCCGACGGGGCGGTCGTAGCGCTCGTCGATCGCCGCCATCCGGCGGTCGCGTTCCACCTTCGCGAGGATCGACGCCGCCGCGACGAGGTCGTACCGGTCGTCTGCGCCGTGTTCCGCCGTCACGTCGACCTCGCTCGGTGGCGCGACGCCCTCCGGGTCGCCGTCGCCGGCCGCCAGCAGGGGGTGTGGGTCTGCGTCGTCTCCGTCCGTCGCCGCGACCGTCGTCTGGAGTCTGTCGCCGAACCGCTCGGCGGACACGTCGGCGGCGTCGACGACCGCCCGGTCGCCGTCGCGTGCGACGCATCGGAGTGCCACCGCCTGTCCGGCGACCCCGAGTTCGTTCATGTCCGTCTCGGGGGCGTCGATAGCCGCGACGGGCACCACCGCCGTCGCGGTCGCGACTGCCTCGTCGCTGCGGAGTCGCTCCGCCAGCCGCTCGCGGTCGCTCGCAGACAGGCGCTTCGAGTCGGCGACGCCGTCCGGGAGTCGGTCCGGGGAGGCACGGACCGCACCCGCGACCATCGGCCCGAGAACCGGTCCCTTCCCGGCCTCGTCCGCGCCCAACACGGCTCGCCCGTCGACGCCCGCGGCCCGCTCGTCCCTCGGGTCCTCGCCGCCGCTCTCGCCTCCGTCGATCACACTCGTCCACTCGTGAGTCTGGCACGAGTGTGTTCCGTTCTGGTGACTCGGGTGTGCCTCGCTCGGGTGTCGTCCCGCCGAACCCGTGGGATTATGATCGGCGAACCGCAACACGGGGGTGATGGGAGTCCTCGAAGACAAGGCGCGTGCACGCCTGTTCTACAAGTACCTCTCGAAGGTGTACGACACGATCAACCCGCTCGTGTGGAACGAGACGATGCGGGCGGAGGCGCTGGAGTGGTTCGACCCGCAGCCGGACGACCGCATCCTCGACGTGGGTGCGGGCACCGGGTTCGCCACCGAGGGACTGTTGGAGCACGTCGACGAGGTGCACGCTCTCGACCAGTCGGTCCACCAGATGGAGCGCGCGTTCGCGAAGTTCGGGAAGCGCGGCCCGGTGAAGTACGTCCGTGGGGACGCCGAACGGCTCCCGTTCGCGACGGACGCCTTCGACAAGACGTGGTCGTCCGGCTCCATCGAGTACTGGCCGAACCCGGTCGACGCGCTCGAGGAACTGCGCCGGGTGACGAAGCCCGGCGGAACGGTGCTCGTCGTCGGCCCGGACTACCCCCACAACGCCGTCTTCCAGCGGCTCGCGGACGCGATCATGCTGTTCTACGACGCCGAGGAGGCCGACGAGATGTTCGCCGCGGCCGGGTTCGAAGACGTGACGCACCACGTCCAGCAGGCCAAACCCGGCAGTCCACGCGCCATCACCTCCGTCGCGACGGTGCCCGAGACCGACGGCGTCGAGTCGTCGGCGACCGACGCCGACTCCGAGCCGGTCGACACCGCCGCGGACTGATCTTCGACTCTCCGGTCGCACGTCGCCGTGGACCGATCCTCGGGTCTCCGCTCGCACGCCGCCGCCGCCGTTCCGGTCGTCACGGCCCTCGCGAACTGTCGTCTCGGCTCGTGCGACGCGTCTGTCTCGCACGGACAACGTCACCACGACCGTGTCTCCCACAGTCGGCGCCGGGTAGTTCGTGTCGGCGACCCGGAACGTCCCGGACTCGCCGACGACCCACCGCGGGGAACTCCGTGGGTTGAAGGGACCGGTGGGACCGCCGCGGAATCCGGTCGCCGCGAAGAACGGCACCGGCGGCTGTCGTCGCAGAGC
This window encodes:
- a CDS encoding PQQ-binding-like beta-propeller repeat protein; protein product: MRRRALLRAGGLAGLASLAGCTGLLGGAAPDGGGTPTVNPALDGSPTPQDGVAWSVAAPDLDRLYTDGAGHFVLASATDGRYRHRAVDARTGERVWAFDLPDDRFVSPRGGVLVADSGFGDETDTVRVFDPENGTELWRRERSTHVETVVEGTVVLVPSRDETPEEPVVVGVDARSGEESWRLREPREVVWRAEATATVVTLADASAPRAPLSAAATETRSATPKTDSTATEPETTSSATPTGTETGFGEDGETELRARDPRTGRLLWATRLPDGTTDARVTAPTAETLLVWGGDRVVVVDAETGRVRGRGTVPAQVDGYGGHVADGHLVTGDWEYRDATEPPATVVFLSLADAAVRTVTTPAVREAAVGGAVADRGVVTTVGRPGEATVVCRDTDGDERWRRSGVALAATEAGPVLGIDGAVLAVDWDGTERWRDDLPFDEPFRTYTAAPERVEGVFVYAADERVVAHAETGVVSWTLTDGTRRTLVTGLTPADREDAHRRWTTDVAAATLGDRLVGIPL
- a CDS encoding metal-dependent hydrolase, encoding MPSTLVHVALAGLLAAALLPDDYFDRRAVLLILAVAVVPDLDVFFGSVIRGAHRSLGHNLLLPGLAAALLAVDLRVRPRSTVRRVLGAGGGWTAAVAIVGFVVAGVGLDYVVNGANLLWPVHDQFYTANGRAILSNQRGFVQTFVDLSPEPPSDGGSSGGGGGSQPKTTDNTHYSTGVDPTAGSEPKDVERVFPLVRSGWQLLVVVAGATVVSAKLWLTGGE
- a CDS encoding sulfite oxidase-like oxidoreductase, which gives rise to MSTDSDGEAESGDGDVPTPDADVTDLYREYGDERLPPGQRQTDRFPVLSKSGTPDWTREDWQFDVWGAVEEELTFDYDEFRELPSVTQRQDFHCVTGWSRFDCTFTGVTFPELAERAGVRGDAVHVMFHALDGYTTNLPLAECDREEVLFVWEYDGEPLPEDHGGPLRVVTPHKYAYKGAKWVTGVEFLTEPERGYWEKRGYSNTANPWEEERYS
- a CDS encoding glucose-6-phosphate isomerase codes for the protein MHVDIGNALGGALGLTRAELETLDERVATAHERIARGRERRDHGYAALALPETVDTAAIGETARAARERALGEDDPGALDAVVTVGIGGSALGAATLAEALAADADTTVVTLDNVDPAWVRRRLDAVDLDRTVVNVVSRSGTTAETLANFLVVRAAMTDAGVDWTDHTVVTTGESGNLRSLAAAHDLPSLPVPDGVPGRFSALSTVGLLVPALLGVDVDGLVAGGAAGADSLTDSLFECPGYAYGATAYALAERGASVNAIMPYTESLERFAEWTAQLWAESLGKDGRGQTPARALGVTDQHSQLQLYRAGPADKLVTLVDVCEGPDTPLPAAELEGLSYLDGATLGELRDAELRATEASLAAAGRENVRVELDRLDAESVGELVYGFEAATILYGELADLETFTQPAVEWGKRAARGLLGESTEESRRVREKRELVVE
- a CDS encoding DUF5812 family protein, which encodes MVTHADDDSAVLRDADTGQVHTLSANEGLTADEVIEATVAPEPPMGVTYELRDLHASRSVRIEAVREPPTTQSREIAADQPVGEVTRQERAGDGELHVLSVPESETESAVDDVLDDRETRLVQAARAGASLVEVRSEPGVVAVRYLP
- a CDS encoding TetR/AcrR family transcriptional regulator; translated protein: MTGSGADDERVTAGGGGDDTDAGDETGDSDGDGVVGSDGAVAADGSGTPDVTTASDTDDTEAAIMHATYRALCANGFADTTISAIADEFAKSKSLLYYHYDDKEAIFDDFLAFLLAELEANVAAAETDDPYDRLWAVIDQLLPPELDDEGLRFRRAISETRANAPHSAAYHDQFARSDEVILSRLVEALEAGVESGRFRAVDSEETAEFLYSTVVGGLHRGVTLDDTEPIERTRTALERYLDDAVVADD
- the secF gene encoding protein translocase subunit SecF → MARFEVPEVDYDRYSNRQLAAIPLGVLAVALVIVAVTWATTGAPVALGTDFSGGTEFRVAVDAGSESAESVIRTAFPAEPASIREIPSQGVYVVTFGPEVDATAAEDAIGCASDESVECLSDAQRDAAQKVEYRASAAVSAAFGEALQGQALVGVVAAFAGMGLLVFGLFRTFVPSVAVVVSAFSDIVIPVALMNLFGIELSLGTVAALLMLIGYSVDSDILLNNHILRRSGDFYESTYRAMRTGVTMTLTSLAAMIVLTIVATIFGIGLLASIGTILVFGLTADLMNTYMLNLSLLRWYKFEGVAR